The Streptomyces lienomycini sequence GGCGCTCCTTCTCCTCCTGGGTGAGGCTGCTGACCGGGATGCCGGTCTGGCGGGAGACCACCTCGGCGATGGACTCCGTGCCGACGACCAGGTTCAGCCCCTCGTCGGCCTCGCCGTCGCCGGTGGCCTCGGTGATCCGCTGCTTCAGCTCGACGATCCGGTCGCGCAGCTGGGTGGCCTGCTCGTACTGCTCGTCCGCGACCGCCTGGTCCTTGTCCCGGACCAGCTGGTCCACCTCGCGCTCCAGGGCCCGTACGTCGGTGCCCTTGGTGCGTGACTGGAGGCGGACGCGGGCGCCCGCCTGGTCGATCAGGTCGATGGCCTTGTCCGGCAGCCGCCGGTCGGTGAGGTAGCGGTCGGACATCTCCACGGCGGCGACCAGCGCCTCGTCGGTGTAGCGGACCTGGTGGTGCGCCTCGTAACGGTCGCGCAGTCCGCGCAAGATCTCGATCGCGTCGGCGGTGGTGGGCTCGGGCACCAGGATCGGCTGGAAGCGGCGGGCGAGGGCGGCGTCCTTCTCGATCCTGCGGTACTCCTCCAGCGTGGTGGCGCCCACGATGTGCAGCTCGCCGCGGGCGAGGGCCGGTTTGAGGATGTTCCCGGCGTCCATCGACCCGCCCTCGCCGCCCCCGCCGGCACCGACGACGGTGTGCAGCTCGTCGATGAAGATGATCAGTTGGTCGGAGTGGGCGCGGATCTCGCCCACGATGTTGTTCATCCGCTCCTCGAAGTCGCCCCGGTAGCGGGTTCCGGCGACGACGCCGGTCAGGTCGAGGGCGACCACCCGCCGCCCGACCAGGACGTCGGGCACGTCGCCGTCGGTGATGCGCTGGGCGAGACCCTCCACGACGGCGGTCTTGCCGACGCCGGCGTCACCGATCAGGACGGGGTTGTTCTTGCCGCGCCGGGAGAGCACCTCGACGGTCTGCTCGATCTCCTCCTCCCGGCCGATCACCGGGTCGATCCGGCCCTGCTGGGCCAGATCGGTGAGGTCGCGGCCGTACTTGTCGAGGGTCGGCGTGTTCGTGGTCCGGGTGCTCTCGGTGCGGGCCTTCGCGGCCTCCGGCGACTCCGTGGGCATGCTGGACGGTGCGAAGCGGGCCGCGTTCAGGATGTGCCCGGCGGCCGAGTCCGGGTTGGCGGCCAGGGCGCTGAGCACGTGCTCCGGGCCGATGTACCCGGTGCCGGTGGAGCGGGCCAGCTCGTGCGCGTCCAGCAGGGCGCGCTTGACGGCCGGGGTGAGCGAGAGCGACGTGGGCGGCGGGACCTCGCCCGGCGGGTGCTGCACCGGGCCGGTCCGCTCGTCGATCTGCGACGCCAGCGAGTCGGGGTCGGCGCCGGCCCGGCTGAGCAGCCCCCGGGTCGGCTCGGTGGAGAGCGCTGCCCGCAACAGGTGCTCGGTGTCCAGGTCCCGGCTGCCGTGCTCGGCCGCGTACTGGGCGGCGCCGCGCACCAGCTCCCGGGCTGGCTGGCTGAGCAGCCGTCCGATGTCGATCTGCCGGGGCCGGGGCCCGCCGAAGAAGCGTGCCAGGAATTCCGCGAACGGGTCGCCCTCCGGGCCCATGAAGCCGCTGGTCATCGTTTCCGGTCCTCCGCTGCTTCGCTGATCGGCGTGCCGGGGCCGGGTAACCCGGACGGGGCGCGGTCATGCCCAACATGACACGTTCTGTTCGGGTGGGCATGCCGGGAAGCCGGGAGGACGGGGCGGGCGGGAAGGGGACTCAGAGGCCGTTCCTGGACGTCAGGACGCGGGGACCGCCGTCCGTGATCGCCACGGTGTGCTCCACGTGTGCCGCGCGGGAGCCGTCGTTGGTGCGCAGGGTCCAGCCGTCCGCGGCCGCGTGGTAGTCGTCCCGGCCGCCGGCGATCAGCATGGGCTCGATGGCGATGACCATGCCGTGCCGCAGGGGCAGTCCGCGTCCCGGCCGGCCCTCGTTGGGCACCCCGGGGTCCTCGTGCATGTGCCGGCCGATGCCGTGGCCGCCGAAGTCCTCCATGATCCCGTAGCCGCCCGACCGGCACACGGTGCCGATGGCGTGCGCGATGTCGCCGATGCGGTTGCCGACGACGGCCGCGTCGATGCCCGCCGCGAGGGCCCGCTCCGCGGTCTCGATCAGTGTCAGGTCGGCCGGGCGCGGGGTGCCCACGACGAAGCTGAGCGCCGAGTCGCCGGCCCAGCCGTCCAGGAGCGCGCCGCAGTCGATGGAGACGAGGTCCCCGTCGCGCAGCCGGTAACCGTCCGGGATGCCGTGCACGATCGCGTCGTTCACGGACGCGCAGACGACGCCCGGGAACGGGGTCGGCGCGAAGGAGGGCCGGTATCCGAGGAACGGCGAGCCCGCGCCCGCCTTCCGCAGCACCTCGTGCGCCACCGCGTCCAGCTCCAGCAGCGACACCCCCACGTCCGCCGCCTGCCGGACGGCGGTCAGGGCCTGCGCGACGACCTGGCCGGCCGCGTGCATGGCATCGATAGATGTGTCCGTCTTCAGTTCCACCATGCCAATTACTATACCGGTATTTGAATTGGGTTCGCGACGTGGGGCACACCCGGGACCGGTACGGGAACCCGGTATTAGAATGACGTCATGGTGCGCACTCCTCTGACCCCCGAAGAGCGTGAGCGCGGCGAGCGGCTCGGCCGCCTGCTCCGCGCGGCCCGCGGCGAACGGAGCATGACCGCGGTCGCCGCCGAGGCCGGAATCTCCGCCGAGACCCTGCGCAAGATCGAGACCGGCCGGGCGCCCACCCCGGCGTTCTTCACGGTGGCCGCGCTGGCCGGCGCGCTGGGGCTGTCCATGGACGAGCTGGTGGGGCGGTGCGCGCCCGCGATGGCCTGAGGCGCCGGCACTCACCCACCGGAGTGCGAAACGTGATCGACACCGCGCCTTGACGACGATGGTCTTGGCAAGCCCGTCCGGCCAGGCTTACGTTCGTCCCTCTACGGCCTGCTCTACGGGCGTAGAGGCTCTGACGTCGTGTCGAAGGAGCAGCTCATGGCCAACGTCGTTCGTGCCGCTCTCGTCCAGGCCACCTGGACCGGCGACACCGAGTCCATGGTGGCGAAACACGAGGAGCACGCCCGCGAGGCCGCCCGGCGCGGTGCCAAGGTCATCGGGTTCCAGGAGGTGTTCAACGCCCCCTACTTCTGCCAGGTCCAGGACCCCGAGCACTACCGCTGGGCCGAACCCGTCCCCGACGGACCCACGACCCGCCGCATGCGGGCACTGGCCCGCGAGACCGGCATGGTGATCGTCGTCCCCGTCTTCGAGGTCGAGCAGTCCGGCTTCTACTACAACACCGCGGCCGTGATCGACGCCGACGGCACCGTCCTCGGCACCTACCGCAAGCATCACATCCCCCAGGTCAAGGGCTTCTGGGAGAAGTTCTACTTCCGCCCCGGCAATCTCGGCTGGCCGGTCTTCGACACCGCCGTCGGCAAGGTCGGCGTCTACATCTGCTACGACCGGCACTTCCCGGAGGGCTGGCGCCAACTCGGCCTCGGCGGCGCCCAGCTCGTCTACAACCCGTCCGCCACCCACCGCGGCCTCTCCGCCCACCTGTGGCAGCTGGAGCAGCCCGCCGCGGCCGTCGCCAACGAGTACTTCGTCGCCGCCATCAACCGCGTCGGCGTCGAGGAGTACGGCGACAACGACTTCTACGGCACGTCGTACTTCGTGGACCCGCGCGGGCAGTTCGTCGGCGAGACGGCCAGCGACAGCGAGGAGGAACTCGTCGTCCGCGACCTGGACTTCGACCTCATCGACGAGGTGCGGCAGCAGTGGGCCTTCTACCGCGACCGCCGACCCGACGCCTACGAGGGGCTGGTGCGGCCGTGACCAAGGATCTCTTCGCCCGCCACCGCGCCGTCCTGCCCGACTGGCTCGCCCTCTACTACGAGGACCCGCTGGAGATCACCCACGGCGAGGGCCGCCACGTCTGGGACGCCGCCGGCAACAGGTACCTCGACTTCTTCGGCGGCATCCTCACCACGATGACCGCGCACGCCCTGCCCGAGGTCACCAAGGCCGTCGCCGAGCAGGCCGGGCGGATCGTCCACTCCTCGACCCTCTACCTCAACCGCTCGATGGTCGAACTCGCCGAACGCGTCGCCCAGTTGTCCGGCATCCCCGACGCCCGCGTCTTCTTCACCACCTCCGGCACCGAGGCCAACGACACCGCCCTGCTGCTCGCCACCGCCCACCGCCGCAGCAACGCGATCCTGGCGATGCGCAACAGCTACCACGGCCGCTCCTTCAGCGCCGTCGGCATCACCGGGAACCGCGGCTGGTCCCCGACCTCCCTCACCCCGCTCCAGACCCTCTACGTACACGGCGGCGTGCGCTCCAGGGGGCCCTACGCGCACCTGGACGACCGCGAGTTCATCGACGCCTGCGTCGCCGACCTCGAGGACCTGCTCGGCCACACCCGCGCCCCCGCCGCGCTGATCGCCGAACCCGTCCAGGGCGTCGGCGGCTTCACCTCCCCGCCGGACGGCCTGTACGCGGCCTTCCGCGAGGTGCTGCGGGACCGGGGCATCCTGTGGATCTCCGACGAGGTGCAGACCGGCTGGGGGCGCACCGGCGAGCACTTCTGGGGCTGGCAGGCCCACGCGGGAAGCGGGCCGCCGGACATCGTGACCTTCGCCAAGGGCATCGGCAACGGCATGTCGATCGGCGGTGTCGTCGCCCGCGCCGAGATCATGAACTGCCTGGACGCCAACAGCATCTCCACCTTCGGCGGCACCCAGATCACCATGGCCGCGGGCCTCGCCAACCTCGCCCACCTCCTGGAGCACGACCTCCAGGGCAACGCCCGGCGCGTCGGCGGACTGCTCATCGAACGGCTGCGCGCCGTCGCCGCCCAGGTGCCGCACGTACGCGAGGTGCGCGGGCGCGGCCTGATGATCGGCGTCGAACTGACCCGGCCCGGCACCGACGAGGCCGCCCCCGAAGCGGCGTCCACCGTGCTCGAGGAGGCCCGCGCGGGCGGGCTGCTCGTCGGCAAGGGCGGCGGCCACGACACCAGCGTCCTGCGCATCGCCCCGCCGATGTCCCTCACCGTCGCGGAGGCCGAGGAGGGCGCCGCGATCCTCGAACGCGCCCTGCGGAGCATCTGACCGGCGCGTTCCGCGTCCCGAGCCCAGGAGGCGCCGCCATGACCACCACCTCGGAGACCTCGGCCCCGCAGCCCCGGGAACCCTGGGAGCCGGCCCTGTCGGTCCGCCAGGTCCTCGGCCTGGAACGGGTGCGGGCGGGACAGCCCGAGGTGGTGGCCGGCGCCCACCGGCTCGACCGGCCCGTGCGCTGGGTGCACGTCGCCGAGGCCGCCGACGTCGGCGTGATGCTCAGCGGCGGAGAGATGGTCCTCACCACCGGCGTGCTCCTCGCCGGGGACGAGGCCAAGCAGGGCGAGTACATCCGCTCCCTGGACCGTGCCGAGGCCGCGGCCGTCGTGCTGGGCCTCGGCCGCGCCTTCCCCGCCCCGCCCGAGGTGATGCGGCGCGCGGCCGAGCGCTGCGGGCTGCCCCTGGTCGTGCTGCACCGGCCCTTCCCCTTCGCCGAGCTGACCGAAGAGGTCCAGTCCCGGCTGCTGCGGCGCAAGTTCGCCGCCGTCAGCCTCTCCGAGGCCGTACGCACCGAACTGACCGGTCTGATCACCGCGGGCGCCCCGGTGCAGCGCCTCCTCGACGAGGTGGCCCGGCACGCCGGCTGCCCCGTCGTCGTCACCAACCTCGCCCACCGCGTCCTGGCCACGGCGGGGGAGCGGGCGGCGGTCGACGACGTGCTGCGGGACTGGGAGCGCATCGCCCGCCAGGCCGGTGCCGGATCGGCCGACGGCTGGGTCCGCGCCGAACTGAGCTGCCGCGGAGAGAGCTGGGGCCGACTGGTGCTGTGCGGCTACCGGGGCGACCGGGCCGCCGGACGCCTGCTGGCCGACCGGGCCGCCGAGGCCCTCGTCCTGCACCGCATGCTCGCCGGTGACGGAACCCGCGGGGGTGCTTGCGGCGGCTCCCGGGACGCCTGGGAGGAGCAGTCCGCGCGGAGCCTGCTCACCGACCTGGTCACCGGGGCCGTACCGGCGCGGCACCTGCTGCCCCGGGCGCGCGCCGCCGGACTGCCCGTCAACCGGCGCGTCTTCGTCCCCCTCGTCGTCCGCGACCGGCAGCCCGCCCGCCCGGCCCGGGTGCTGCGGCGGCTGGGACTGCCGGGGATCGCCGCGGGGCTGGCCGACGACCGCGTCGCCGTCCTGCTCAGCCTCGCCCCCGACCAGGACGCCAGGGCGCTGACCGACCACTTCGCGACCCGGCTGCGTTCGGAACCGGACGCCACGTACGCCCTGGTCGCGGCGGCCGACGCCCGCGCCGACTGGGCCGACGTCCCCGCCGGACTGCGCGAGGCCCAGCACGTCGCCGACGCCGTGGCCGACGCCCCGGCACCCATGGACCTGCCGCCGGTGGTGCGACTGCGCGACATCCATCTGCGCGGACTGGTGCGGCTGCTGCGCGACGACCCGCACGTGCAGTCCTTCGCCGAACGCGAGCTGGACGGGCTGCTGCGCGGCCCCGACGAGGACCTGCTGTCCGTCCTGCGGACCTACCTCGCCACCGGACGCAACAAGTCCCGCACCGCCCAACTCCACCACGTCTCCCGGCCCGCCCTCTACCGGCGCCTCGAAGCCATACAGGGCCGGCTCGGCGTCGACCTCGACGACTTCGAGCAGGCCGCCTCCGTCCACATCGCGCTCCTCGCCCACGACGCACAGCAGGGGTGACACCGTGCAATGCCCGACCCCCGCAGACGTGACACCGTGCCACTCATTTCGGCCACCCGCCGTCCCTAGTCTCGCCGTACACCGAGCGCCACAGCGAGCGCCACAGCGAGCGAATCGAGCGAGTGGAGGCCGAAGATGAGCCGAGTGATCCGTGCCGCGCTCTTCCAGACCGCCTGGACGGGCGACAAGGAATCGATGATCCAGGTCCACGAGCAGGCGGTGCGCGACGCGGCCGCCCAGGGCGCACAGGTCATGTGCTTCCAGGAGC is a genomic window containing:
- a CDS encoding ATP-dependent Clp protease ATP-binding subunit → MTSGFMGPEGDPFAEFLARFFGGPRPRQIDIGRLLSQPARELVRGAAQYAAEHGSRDLDTEHLLRAALSTEPTRGLLSRAGADPDSLASQIDERTGPVQHPPGEVPPPTSLSLTPAVKRALLDAHELARSTGTGYIGPEHVLSALAANPDSAAGHILNAARFAPSSMPTESPEAAKARTESTRTTNTPTLDKYGRDLTDLAQQGRIDPVIGREEEIEQTVEVLSRRGKNNPVLIGDAGVGKTAVVEGLAQRITDGDVPDVLVGRRVVALDLTGVVAGTRYRGDFEERMNNIVGEIRAHSDQLIIFIDELHTVVGAGGGGEGGSMDAGNILKPALARGELHIVGATTLEEYRRIEKDAALARRFQPILVPEPTTADAIEILRGLRDRYEAHHQVRYTDEALVAAVEMSDRYLTDRRLPDKAIDLIDQAGARVRLQSRTKGTDVRALEREVDQLVRDKDQAVADEQYEQATQLRDRIVELKQRITEATGDGEADEGLNLVVGTESIAEVVSRQTGIPVSSLTQEEKERLLGLESHLHERVVGQDEAVRVVSDAVLRSRAGLSSPDRPIGSFLFLGPTGVGKTELARALAEALFGSEDRMVRLDMSEYQERHTVSRLVGAPPGYVGHEEAGQLTEVVRRHPYSLLLLDEVEKAHPDVFNILLQVLDDGRLTDSQGRTVDFSNTVVVMTSNLGSDVITRRGAGIGFGAGGSEADEEARREQVLRPLREHFRPEFLNRVDEIVVFRQLSGEQLRQITSLLLEQTRRMVHAQGITVDFTDAAVDWLAERGYQPEYGARPLRRTIQREVDNELSRLLLDGRVAEGGRVTVDVEDGRLAFRTPQHPVPEL
- the map gene encoding type I methionyl aminopeptidase: MVELKTDTSIDAMHAAGQVVAQALTAVRQAADVGVSLLELDAVAHEVLRKAGAGSPFLGYRPSFAPTPFPGVVCASVNDAIVHGIPDGYRLRDGDLVSIDCGALLDGWAGDSALSFVVGTPRPADLTLIETAERALAAGIDAAVVGNRIGDIAHAIGTVCRSGGYGIMEDFGGHGIGRHMHEDPGVPNEGRPGRGLPLRHGMVIAIEPMLIAGGRDDYHAAADGWTLRTNDGSRAAHVEHTVAITDGGPRVLTSRNGL
- a CDS encoding helix-turn-helix domain-containing protein, with the protein product MVRTPLTPEERERGERLGRLLRAARGERSMTAVAAEAGISAETLRKIETGRAPTPAFFTVAALAGALGLSMDELVGRCAPAMA
- a CDS encoding nitrilase-related carbon-nitrogen hydrolase — translated: MANVVRAALVQATWTGDTESMVAKHEEHAREAARRGAKVIGFQEVFNAPYFCQVQDPEHYRWAEPVPDGPTTRRMRALARETGMVIVVPVFEVEQSGFYYNTAAVIDADGTVLGTYRKHHIPQVKGFWEKFYFRPGNLGWPVFDTAVGKVGVYICYDRHFPEGWRQLGLGGAQLVYNPSATHRGLSAHLWQLEQPAAAVANEYFVAAINRVGVEEYGDNDFYGTSYFVDPRGQFVGETASDSEEELVVRDLDFDLIDEVRQQWAFYRDRRPDAYEGLVRP
- a CDS encoding aspartate aminotransferase family protein, yielding MTKDLFARHRAVLPDWLALYYEDPLEITHGEGRHVWDAAGNRYLDFFGGILTTMTAHALPEVTKAVAEQAGRIVHSSTLYLNRSMVELAERVAQLSGIPDARVFFTTSGTEANDTALLLATAHRRSNAILAMRNSYHGRSFSAVGITGNRGWSPTSLTPLQTLYVHGGVRSRGPYAHLDDREFIDACVADLEDLLGHTRAPAALIAEPVQGVGGFTSPPDGLYAAFREVLRDRGILWISDEVQTGWGRTGEHFWGWQAHAGSGPPDIVTFAKGIGNGMSIGGVVARAEIMNCLDANSISTFGGTQITMAAGLANLAHLLEHDLQGNARRVGGLLIERLRAVAAQVPHVREVRGRGLMIGVELTRPGTDEAAPEAASTVLEEARAGGLLVGKGGGHDTSVLRIAPPMSLTVAEAEEGAAILERALRSI
- a CDS encoding PucR family transcriptional regulator produces the protein MTTTSETSAPQPREPWEPALSVRQVLGLERVRAGQPEVVAGAHRLDRPVRWVHVAEAADVGVMLSGGEMVLTTGVLLAGDEAKQGEYIRSLDRAEAAAVVLGLGRAFPAPPEVMRRAAERCGLPLVVLHRPFPFAELTEEVQSRLLRRKFAAVSLSEAVRTELTGLITAGAPVQRLLDEVARHAGCPVVVTNLAHRVLATAGERAAVDDVLRDWERIARQAGAGSADGWVRAELSCRGESWGRLVLCGYRGDRAAGRLLADRAAEALVLHRMLAGDGTRGGACGGSRDAWEEQSARSLLTDLVTGAVPARHLLPRARAAGLPVNRRVFVPLVVRDRQPARPARVLRRLGLPGIAAGLADDRVAVLLSLAPDQDARALTDHFATRLRSEPDATYALVAAADARADWADVPAGLREAQHVADAVADAPAPMDLPPVVRLRDIHLRGLVRLLRDDPHVQSFAERELDGLLRGPDEDLLSVLRTYLATGRNKSRTAQLHHVSRPALYRRLEAIQGRLGVDLDDFEQAASVHIALLAHDAQQG